A genomic segment from Bradyrhizobium sp. CB1015 encodes:
- the flgA gene encoding flagellar basal body P-ring formation chaperone FlgA codes for MLNRVGLIVRGLAAVLLVLVAARVAAAEEKRLPVPAVSIRAGELIREEMITERAFAPSLLGVAMFIEGRQVLVGRMARRALLPGQPIPTNAVEDPWTVARGAMVKVVVEDSGLSIVTYGSAMQSGAAGALIPVRNTDSGVIIRGVVQPDGSVKVMDGS; via the coding sequence ATGTTGAACAGGGTAGGCCTGATCGTGCGCGGGTTGGCCGCCGTGCTGCTGGTTCTCGTCGCGGCGCGGGTCGCCGCGGCCGAGGAGAAGCGGCTTCCCGTGCCCGCCGTCTCGATCCGCGCCGGCGAGCTGATCCGCGAGGAGATGATCACCGAGCGCGCCTTCGCGCCGAGCCTGCTCGGCGTCGCCATGTTCATCGAGGGACGTCAGGTCCTGGTCGGTCGCATGGCGCGGCGTGCGCTGTTGCCGGGCCAGCCGATTCCGACCAATGCGGTGGAGGATCCCTGGACCGTCGCGCGCGGCGCCATGGTCAAGGTCGTGGTCGAGGACAGTGGCCTGTCCATCGTCACTTACGGCTCGGCGATGCAGTCGGGGGCGGCCGGCGCGCTGATCCCCGTGCGCAATACGGACAGCGGCGTGATCATCAGGGGCGTCGTCCAGCCGGACGGCAGCGTCAAGGTTATGGACGGATCATGA